The Fervidobacterium pennivorans DNA segment ATGCAAAGGCTACTCAACAAAGGTAACAGGGGAAACAATCAGCGACGAAGAAATAGAGGGACTTTTAGTTACGATATACGAGAATGAGAACTGTAATGATCCAGAATACTACATCAAGACACTTGGAGACAAGAAGCTCTCGAAAGTACTGAAGAGAAGATACGGAATAATAGTAAATCACAAGAAAATATACAGAATGAGGAAAGAACTCGGACTAATACGTAAGTACAAGAAACATGCAAAACATCCAAAGAAAAGGCCAAAGGATCATGAAATAGGAGAGACAAATAGATATTGGGAAGCAGACATTAAATTCATACCGACAAAGAAAGACGGATACGTACCGATGCTTGACATAATAGACGTGAGAGACAAAACGATAGTAGGGACACATTTGGGACAGAAGAGCAAATCGAAGAACTTCATAGAATGCATAGAAAGAGCGATAGAATACAGGAAAGTAGATACGAAGAAACTGACGATAAGGACAGACAATGGGCCACAATTCAAATCAAAAGCAACGGAAGGATACCTGGAAGAAATGGGA contains these protein-coding regions:
- a CDS encoding IS3 family transposase; translation: MKYKRIGVCLRYLLGKFQMSSSTFYATTRTFFSIDWIKGKSKRRCKGYSTKVTGETISDEEIEGLLVTIYENENCNDPEYYIKTLGDKKLSKVLKRRYGIIVNHKKIYRMRKELGLIRKYKKHAKHPKKRPKDHEIGETNRYWEADIKFIPTKKDGYVPMLDIIDVRDKTIVGTHLGQKSKSKNFIECIERAIEYRKVDTKKLTIRTDNGPQFKSKATEGYLEEMGIEHEFGYKNNPNSQAYIESHHSVVEREFVQMNEFEYIEDVYNAYKAYIYFYQEIRPHGSLGYMTPSEYDELLNEQESRKGAINRVVVVKK